One window of the Niallia circulans genome contains the following:
- a CDS encoding NAD(P)H-dependent glycerol-3-phosphate dehydrogenase: protein MKDKKSVAMIGAGSWGTALSLVLGDNGHTIHIWGKDEKNIAEINNLHQNSKYLPGITLPNEVKGTTSLEESVHDVDIIVLAVPTKAMREVIPQLLPYIKEPKTFVHVSKGIEPGTLLRISEIMEEEIPESIRKSIVVLSGPSHAEEVSLRHPTTVTVSSKNMKEAELVQDLFINHNFRVYTNPDLIGVEIGGALKNIIAVCAGIADGLGFGDNAKAALITRGLAEMARLGTRMGANPLTFAGLTGIGDLIVTCTSVHSRNWRAGNMLGKGHALEEVLEQMGMVVEGIRTTKAAHQLSEKYDVTMPITNALFEILFNGQDAKAAVESLMARGKTNEMEDLINILASQYIE, encoded by the coding sequence ATGAAAGATAAAAAATCCGTAGCGATGATTGGTGCTGGAAGCTGGGGGACAGCACTATCATTAGTACTTGGCGACAATGGTCATACTATTCATATTTGGGGAAAAGATGAGAAAAATATTGCAGAGATAAATAATTTACATCAAAATAGTAAATATTTGCCTGGAATTACCTTACCCAATGAAGTAAAAGGCACTACTTCGTTAGAAGAGAGTGTTCATGATGTGGATATCATTGTTTTAGCTGTACCAACAAAAGCGATGCGTGAGGTAATTCCTCAATTACTCCCGTATATTAAAGAACCGAAAACGTTCGTTCATGTAAGCAAAGGAATTGAACCTGGTACATTACTTAGAATTTCTGAAATAATGGAGGAAGAGATACCTGAAAGCATCCGAAAGAGTATTGTTGTGCTCTCTGGACCTAGTCATGCGGAAGAAGTAAGCTTGCGTCATCCGACGACTGTTACAGTATCTTCTAAAAATATGAAGGAAGCTGAACTGGTACAAGATTTATTTATCAATCATAATTTTCGAGTATACACAAATCCGGACCTTATCGGAGTAGAAATTGGCGGGGCGTTGAAAAATATTATTGCAGTGTGTGCAGGGATTGCAGATGGATTAGGTTTTGGTGATAATGCAAAGGCCGCATTAATTACAAGAGGACTTGCTGAAATGGCAAGACTTGGAACAAGAATGGGCGCAAATCCACTTACTTTTGCTGGTTTGACTGGGATTGGAGATTTAATTGTTACTTGTACAAGTGTTCATTCAAGAAACTGGCGAGCAGGTAATATGCTTGGAAAAGGTCATGCACTAGAAGAAGTACTGGAGCAAATGGGAATGGTTGTAGAAGGAATTCGAACAACGAAAGCAGCCCATCAGCTTTCCGAAAAATACGATGTTACGATGCCTATCACAAATGCATTATTCGAAATTTTATTCAATGGCCAAGATGCAAAAGCAGCAGTCGAAAGCTTAATGGCCAGAGGAAAAACGAACGAAATGGAAGATTTAATAAACATTCTTGCTTCTCAGTACATAGAATAA
- a CDS encoding YpzI family protein, with translation MGKDRQEKKLKNSNRVESDRDQALHYNGSTRLQSPEEGRLLNDNK, from the coding sequence ATGGGTAAAGATAGACAGGAAAAAAAATTAAAAAATAGTAACAGAGTAGAATCTGATCGCGATCAAGCACTTCATTATAATGGTTCCACTCGCTTACAAAGTCCAGAAGAAGGAAGATTACTAAACGATAATAAGTAA
- the ypeB gene encoding germination protein YpeB, protein MLRGILIGVLTLGVAGVAFWGYQEHKEKNAVLLNAENNYQRAFHDLTYQVDLLHDQIGTTLAMNSQESLSPALAEVWRITSEAHSDVGQLPLTLLPFNKTEEFLANIGDFSYRTAVRDLNKEPLSDEESKTLTKLYKDAADIQDELRNVQHLVLENNLRWMDVEMALATDKQLDNTIIDGLKTVEDKVEGYQETSFGVTNVNMEKKDENFKNLKGKTITEKEAKEIAKEFADFKNPVDVKVTGNGKGSNYGFYSVSLKEKGTNVEASMDITKKGGYPIWSIVSREVKKDKISLNEASNQAVEFLKEHKFKNLALFESMQYENIGVFNFVTEIDGVKIYPDSVKMKVALDNGNIIGFAAEDYLKANKEREIKDPVISKQDARKKINKQVKIMDDGLAIILNDMNEEVLCYEFIGTLGEDTYRIYINADNGVEEKVEKLKNAEPVYEEVV, encoded by the coding sequence ATGTTAAGAGGAATATTAATAGGAGTATTAACACTCGGTGTCGCAGGGGTGGCCTTTTGGGGCTATCAAGAACATAAAGAGAAAAATGCTGTATTATTAAACGCAGAGAATAACTACCAGAGAGCTTTTCATGATTTAACTTATCAAGTAGACCTACTTCATGATCAAATCGGGACAACTTTAGCAATGAATTCACAAGAATCTCTGTCTCCTGCATTGGCAGAAGTATGGCGAATTACTTCAGAAGCCCATTCAGATGTAGGTCAATTACCATTGACATTATTACCATTTAATAAAACAGAAGAGTTTTTAGCGAATATCGGAGATTTTAGTTATCGGACAGCAGTCAGAGATTTAAATAAAGAACCGTTATCGGATGAGGAATCCAAAACGTTAACAAAGCTGTATAAAGATGCAGCAGACATTCAAGATGAATTACGAAACGTGCAGCATTTGGTACTAGAAAATAATCTTCGCTGGATGGATGTTGAAATGGCATTAGCTACCGATAAACAATTGGATAACACCATTATAGATGGGTTAAAAACGGTAGAAGATAAAGTAGAAGGTTATCAGGAAACAAGCTTTGGTGTGACAAATGTAAATATGGAAAAGAAAGATGAAAACTTTAAAAATTTAAAAGGCAAGACAATAACAGAAAAAGAAGCCAAAGAAATCGCAAAAGAATTTGCAGATTTTAAAAATCCTGTTGATGTAAAAGTTACAGGAAATGGTAAAGGATCAAACTATGGTTTTTATAGTGTTTCTCTTAAAGAAAAGGGAACAAATGTAGAAGCTAGCATGGATATCACGAAAAAAGGCGGATATCCAATATGGTCAATTGTTTCTCGAGAAGTTAAGAAAGATAAAATAAGTCTAAATGAAGCAAGTAATCAAGCAGTTGAATTTTTAAAAGAACATAAATTTAAAAATCTAGCGTTATTTGAAAGTATGCAGTATGAAAATATTGGTGTGTTTAATTTTGTCACTGAAATAGATGGAGTGAAGATTTATCCAGATAGTGTCAAAATGAAGGTTGCATTGGATAATGGAAATATCATTGGTTTTGCAGCAGAGGATTATTTAAAGGCAAATAAAGAAAGAGAAATAAAAGATCCGGTTATTTCCAAACAAGATGCACGAAAAAAAATTAATAAACAAGTAAAAATAATGGATGATGGATTGGCAATCATCTTAAATGACATGAATGAAGAAGTATTATGTTATGAATTTATCGGGACATTAGGTGAAGACACTTATCGAATTTATATAAATGCTGATAATGGAGTGGAAGAGAAGGTAGAGAAGTTAAAAAATGCTGAACCTGTATATGAAGAAGTTGTGTAA
- the cmk gene encoding (d)CMP kinase encodes MEKKISIAIDGPAAAGKSTVAKIVAEQLGYIYIDTGAMYRALTFKAINHHLNLEDEKSLINMLNETVIELFPGEHGQLIFLDNNDVTKEIRSSEVTNSVSIVSKHKLVREEMVRRQQMFAVNGGVVMDGRDIGTHVIPTAEVKVFLLASVDERAIRRHKENVSKGYHSDLEQLKREIAARDKLDSEREIAPLKKADDAIELDTTSLSINEVVEKIMELTREKISN; translated from the coding sequence ATGGAAAAGAAAATTAGCATTGCAATTGATGGACCTGCAGCAGCAGGAAAAAGTACTGTTGCAAAGATTGTTGCGGAACAATTAGGATACATTTATATTGACACAGGTGCTATGTATAGAGCATTGACCTTTAAAGCAATTAATCATCATTTAAATTTAGAAGATGAAAAAAGTTTAATAAATATGTTAAATGAAACAGTTATTGAGCTTTTCCCAGGTGAACATGGTCAACTAATTTTTTTAGATAACAATGATGTCACAAAGGAAATTCGTTCAAGTGAAGTAACAAACTCTGTTTCCATTGTTTCTAAACATAAGCTCGTAAGGGAAGAAATGGTAAGAAGACAACAAATGTTTGCTGTAAACGGCGGGGTGGTAATGGATGGTAGAGATATTGGTACCCATGTGATTCCGACCGCTGAAGTAAAGGTCTTCCTTTTAGCTTCTGTTGATGAAAGAGCAATTAGAAGACATAAAGAGAATGTATCAAAAGGTTATCATTCAGACTTAGAACAGTTAAAACGAGAAATTGCTGCAAGAGATAAATTAGACTCAGAACGTGAAATTGCTCCATTGAAGAAGGCGGACGATGCGATTGAATTGGACACAACTTCTTTATCCATAAATGAGGTAGTCGAAAAAATTATGGAGCTAACTAGAGAAAAAATAAGTAATTAA
- a CDS encoding capping complex subunit for YIEGIA: MTLEKYILASITTNPNKVAPGTGVFYCQDTKELETVATNLEAILDGIAHKISEEVFIIVKH, encoded by the coding sequence ATGACTTTAGAGAAATACATTTTAGCCTCCATAACAACTAATCCAAATAAAGTTGCTCCAGGAACAGGTGTATTTTATTGCCAAGATACAAAGGAATTAGAAACAGTTGCGACTAATTTAGAAGCGATATTAGATGGGATTGCCCATAAAATCAGCGAGGAAGTTTTTATTATTGTAAAACATTAA
- the spoIVA gene encoding stage IV sporulation protein A, with protein sequence MEKVNIFKDIAERTGGDIYLGVVGAVRTGKSTFIKKFMELVVIPNMDNEGDRARTKDELPQSAAGKTIMTTEPKFVPNQAASIKVDEGLEVNIRLVDCVGYTVPGAQGYEDENGPRMINTPWYEEPIPFHEAAEIGTRKVIQEHSTIGVVITTDGTIGDIPRSNYLEAENRVIEELKEVGKPFIMIINSAQPYHPNTDALKQELSEKYDIPVIAMSVESMRETDVLNVMREALFEFPVLEVNVNLPSWVMVLRENHWLRDNYQEAVKETVKDIKRLRDVDRVVSQFSEYEFIENAGLAGIEMGQGIAEIDLFAPDELYDDILKEIVGVEIRGKDHLLELMQDFAHAKTEYDQISDALKMVKQTGYGIAAPSLVDMSLDEPEIIRQGSRFGVRLKAVAPSIHMIKVDVESEFAPIIGSEKQSEELVRYLMQDFEDDPLSIWNSDIFGRSLSSIVREGIQAKLSLMPENARYKLKETLERIINEGSGGLIAIIL encoded by the coding sequence TTGGAAAAGGTAAATATTTTTAAAGATATTGCCGAAAGAACGGGCGGTGATATTTACTTAGGTGTAGTAGGAGCAGTGCGTACCGGAAAATCAACTTTTATAAAAAAATTCATGGAATTGGTTGTTATCCCAAACATGGACAATGAAGGTGATAGAGCTCGGACTAAAGATGAGCTTCCACAAAGTGCAGCAGGAAAAACAATTATGACAACAGAGCCAAAGTTCGTTCCAAATCAAGCGGCCTCTATTAAAGTAGATGAAGGATTAGAAGTGAATATTAGGCTTGTAGATTGTGTCGGGTATACTGTGCCGGGTGCACAAGGTTATGAGGATGAAAACGGTCCTAGAATGATCAATACACCATGGTATGAAGAGCCTATTCCATTTCATGAAGCTGCTGAAATAGGAACAAGAAAGGTTATTCAAGAACACAGTACAATTGGAGTCGTTATTACAACAGATGGTACGATTGGTGATATTCCAAGAAGTAACTATCTAGAAGCTGAGAATAGAGTAATTGAAGAGTTAAAAGAGGTTGGTAAACCATTTATTATGATTATTAATAGTGCTCAGCCTTATCATCCTAATACTGATGCTCTAAAACAAGAGCTTTCCGAAAAATATGATATTCCAGTTATTGCCATGAGTGTAGAAAGTATGCGTGAAACAGATGTATTAAATGTTATGCGAGAAGCATTATTCGAGTTTCCAGTTTTAGAGGTAAATGTAAACTTACCAAGCTGGGTAATGGTATTAAGAGAAAATCATTGGTTAAGAGATAATTATCAAGAAGCAGTAAAAGAAACAGTTAAAGACATTAAGAGATTAAGAGATGTGGATAGAGTCGTTTCGCAATTTAGTGAATATGAATTCATTGAAAATGCTGGTCTTGCAGGTATAGAAATGGGGCAAGGTATCGCAGAAATTGATTTGTTTGCACCAGATGAATTATATGATGATATCCTTAAAGAAATTGTAGGTGTGGAAATTAGAGGAAAAGACCACCTACTAGAATTAATGCAAGATTTTGCACATGCTAAAACGGAATATGATCAAATCTCAGATGCTTTAAAAATGGTGAAACAAACTGGGTATGGCATTGCTGCCCCCTCATTAGTGGATATGAGTTTAGATGAACCGGAAATCATTCGTCAAGGCTCGAGATTTGGGGTTAGATTAAAAGCCGTTGCACCATCCATCCATATGATTAAAGTGGATGTGGAAAGTGAATTTGCCCCAATCATTGGATCTGAAAAGCAAAGTGAGGAATTAGTAAGATACTTAATGCAAGATTTTGAGGATGATCCATTATCTATCTGGAATTCGGATATTTTTGGAAGAAGTTTAAGTTCCATCGTCCGAGAAGGCATACAAGCAAAATTGTCATTAATGCCAGAAAATGCACGTTATAAACTGAAAGAGACATTAGAAAGAATTATTAACGAAGGCTCTGGTGGACTCATAGCAATTATTTTGTAA
- the der gene encoding ribosome biogenesis GTPase Der has product MAKPVIAIVGRPNVGKSTIFNRIVGERISIVEDIPGVTRDRIYSSAEWLNHDFNLIDTGGIDIGDEPFLDQIRMQAEIAIEEADVIIFITNGREGVTSADEEVAKILYKAKKPVVLAVNKVDNPDMREQIYDFYSLGFGEPFPISGSHGLGLGDLLDEAAKHFPKRDTKDYDDDVIKFSLIGRPNVGKSSLVNAMLGEDRVIVSNVAGTTRDAIDSQVTVNGEEFVIIDTAGMRKKGKVYESTEKYSVLRALRAIERSDVVLVVIDGEEGIIEQDKKIAGYAHEAGRAVIVVVNKWDAVEKDEKTMKTFEQNIREHFLFLDYAPIVFLSAKTKKRIHTLIPMIKVASENHTRRVETSVLNDVIMDAVAMNPTPTDKGKRLKIYYTTQVAVGPPTFVVFVNDPELLHFSYERFLENRIRDAFGFEGTPIKIFARERK; this is encoded by the coding sequence ATGGCGAAACCAGTTATTGCAATAGTTGGACGACCGAATGTTGGGAAATCTACTATCTTTAATCGGATAGTAGGAGAACGGATTTCTATTGTAGAAGATATACCAGGAGTAACGAGAGATCGTATCTATAGCTCGGCAGAATGGTTAAATCATGATTTTAACCTTATTGATACAGGAGGTATTGATATTGGGGATGAACCATTTTTAGACCAAATACGTATGCAGGCAGAAATTGCAATTGAGGAAGCAGATGTTATTATTTTTATAACAAACGGTCGTGAAGGTGTTACTTCCGCAGATGAAGAAGTGGCGAAGATTTTGTATAAAGCGAAAAAGCCTGTTGTGCTAGCTGTAAACAAAGTAGATAACCCAGATATGAGAGAACAAATTTATGATTTTTATTCATTAGGATTTGGAGAACCGTTTCCGATCTCTGGTTCACATGGTCTAGGACTTGGAGATTTATTGGATGAAGCTGCAAAGCATTTTCCTAAGCGTGATACAAAGGATTACGATGATGATGTTATTAAATTTTCGCTTATAGGAAGACCCAATGTTGGGAAATCTTCATTAGTGAATGCAATGTTAGGCGAAGACCGCGTAATCGTAAGTAATGTTGCAGGAACAACGCGTGATGCAATTGATTCCCAAGTAACGGTTAATGGTGAAGAATTCGTGATTATCGATACAGCTGGAATGAGAAAAAAAGGAAAAGTATATGAGTCTACAGAAAAATATAGTGTCCTTAGAGCATTACGAGCAATCGAAAGATCGGATGTTGTCTTAGTAGTTATTGATGGGGAAGAAGGCATTATTGAACAAGATAAAAAAATTGCTGGTTATGCTCATGAGGCAGGAAGAGCAGTTATTGTTGTTGTAAATAAATGGGATGCAGTAGAAAAAGATGAAAAAACAATGAAAACCTTTGAACAAAATATAAGGGAGCATTTCTTATTCTTAGACTATGCACCAATTGTATTCTTATCTGCGAAAACAAAGAAACGTATTCATACTTTAATTCCGATGATTAAAGTTGCCAGTGAAAATCATACACGCCGAGTGGAAACAAGTGTGTTAAATGATGTTATAATGGATGCGGTTGCGATGAATCCAACTCCAACAGATAAAGGAAAAAGATTAAAAATATACTATACTACCCAAGTTGCAGTTGGACCGCCTACTTTTGTTGTTTTTGTAAATGATCCAGAATTGCTTCACTTTTCTTATGAGCGATTTTTAGAAAATCGGATTAGAGATGCCTTTGGTTTTGAAGGAACACCGATTAAAATATTTGCAAGAGAAAGAAAATAA
- a CDS encoding flagellar brake protein, producing the protein MISIGDTLVIEPIHGETKVEQYKSRILGVEEKSISIEYPIHLETNKLVFLMNGAQLRINFVTNEGNAYLFHSEVIGRKKENNVPLLILSLPPDDQMIKIQRRQFVRIETSVDMAIHPFEKENNLEPFTTVSLDFSAGGAAVIVPKHIKLQQNSKIKVSVVLPLQNGEYNYLHLSAKIKKIFEYNEQNYKMAIEFLDVDPVDRQSMLRFSFDRQLSLKKKGLEI; encoded by the coding sequence GTGATTTCAATAGGAGACACATTAGTCATTGAACCGATTCATGGCGAAACAAAAGTAGAACAGTATAAAAGTCGTATTTTAGGAGTCGAGGAGAAATCAATCAGTATTGAATATCCAATTCACCTTGAAACTAACAAGCTTGTTTTTCTCATGAATGGAGCTCAGTTAAGGATTAACTTTGTAACAAACGAAGGTAATGCTTATTTATTTCATTCAGAAGTTATCGGTAGGAAAAAAGAGAATAATGTTCCCCTGCTAATCCTTTCGCTACCTCCTGATGATCAAATGATTAAGATTCAGCGAAGACAATTTGTAAGGATTGAAACAAGTGTTGATATGGCTATCCATCCTTTCGAGAAAGAGAACAATTTAGAACCATTTACAACTGTTTCTCTGGATTTTAGTGCAGGCGGAGCTGCGGTAATAGTTCCGAAACATATAAAACTTCAGCAAAATAGTAAAATTAAAGTTTCAGTAGTCTTACCTTTACAAAATGGTGAGTATAATTATCTACATTTATCTGCGAAAATAAAAAAAATCTTCGAATACAACGAACAGAACTATAAAATGGCTATCGAATTTTTGGACGTCGATCCCGTTGATCGACAATCCATGCTAAGATTCAGCTTTGACCGTCAACTATCACTGAAAAAGAAAGGGCTTGAAATTTGA
- a CDS encoding DUF5359 family protein produces the protein MKTVERILLKIIALQIVFFIIGQMLHTWDFIPEIRTITQYEGVMDSNFVSFLETFGR, from the coding sequence GTGAAAACGGTTGAAAGAATTTTATTAAAGATTATCGCCCTTCAAATTGTCTTTTTTATTATTGGGCAAATGCTTCATACTTGGGATTTTATACCGGAAATAAGAACAATCACTCAATATGAAGGTGTCATGGATTCGAATTTTGTCTCCTTTCTTGAGACCTTCGGTAGATAA
- a CDS encoding YIEGIA family protein: protein MSNLVYPILFGVIVGTLLRMFMLRTDYRQYPTYLHGKIIHIALGFIAAGLGSVAIPSILNKDFTAVTFLTVAASQFREVRNMERNTLTELDSFEMVPRGKTYIEGIAIAFESRNYLVMFAGLVSTFGYIVFNIWTGILAAIISVVIAKKLMSGGQLKDIVDIEYVQPTFKGAGLHIDTIYIMNIGLPERQKEVLKYGMGFILTPKNFNARTTIANLGQRQAILYDVTTALGVYRDSGTPALVPLAKRDLEDGRVAVFVLPQIHNEKKAIRIIGAVPTLENAIRMPSKREEREDELE from the coding sequence ATGAGTAATCTCGTTTATCCAATTCTATTTGGAGTAATTGTTGGAACCTTGTTAAGGATGTTTATGCTGCGCACTGATTATAGACAATATCCGACTTATTTACATGGGAAAATCATTCATATAGCGTTAGGTTTTATTGCAGCAGGTTTAGGATCCGTAGCAATACCATCCATATTAAACAAAGATTTTACAGCAGTAACTTTCCTTACTGTTGCCGCCTCTCAATTTCGTGAAGTTAGAAATATGGAGAGAAATACGTTAACAGAACTAGATAGTTTTGAAATGGTACCAAGAGGAAAAACATATATCGAAGGAATCGCGATTGCTTTTGAAAGTAGAAATTATTTAGTAATGTTTGCTGGCTTAGTCAGCACGTTTGGTTATATTGTTTTCAACATATGGACAGGAATACTTGCAGCAATCATCTCGGTTGTCATAGCGAAGAAACTAATGTCTGGTGGTCAATTAAAGGATATAGTAGATATAGAATATGTTCAACCGACATTTAAAGGGGCTGGTTTACATATTGATACCATTTATATTATGAATATTGGGTTACCGGAGCGACAGAAAGAAGTGTTGAAATATGGAATGGGATTTATTCTCACACCAAAGAATTTTAATGCGAGAACTACCATTGCAAATTTAGGTCAAAGACAAGCAATTTTATATGATGTTACAACGGCTCTGGGTGTATACCGTGACTCCGGAACACCTGCGTTAGTACCTCTAGCTAAGAGAGACCTAGAAGATGGAAGAGTTGCTGTATTTGTGTTACCTCAAATACATAATGAAAAAAAGGCCATTCGTATCATTGGTGCAGTTCCAACTCTAGAAAATGCGATTCGCATGCCAAGTAAGCGTGAAGAAAGGGAGGATGAGTTAGAATGA
- the rpsA gene encoding 30S ribosomal protein S1, which translates to MSEELNDVVVNNYTVGDVVSGQITKVEEKQVIVAISDSKLDGIIPISELSSLHIEKASDVVAEGDKLELEVIKVEEDALVLSKRKVDAEKAWDQLEEKFNSGEVFEAEVKDVVKGGLVVDLGVRGFVPASLVEAHYVEDFSDYKGKIISFKIVELEKDKSRLILSHRAVVEEEKNKQKQNLLDSIEVGETLTGTVQRITDFGAFVDLGGIDGLVHISQLSHDHISSPTDVVQEGQEVKVKVLSVDRNNDRISLSIKETQPGPWADIAARAEKGSVLDGTVKRIVSYGAFVEVFPGVEGLVHISQIAHKHIGTPHEVLKEGQEVQVKVLDVNEEEQRLSLSIKELTEKEIDEEEVYELPEESKGFQLGDMIGEQLKKLKN; encoded by the coding sequence ATGTCTGAGGAATTAAATGATGTAGTTGTAAATAATTATACTGTCGGAGACGTAGTAAGTGGTCAGATTACGAAAGTGGAAGAGAAACAGGTGATTGTTGCAATCAGCGACAGTAAACTCGATGGGATTATACCAATAAGTGAATTATCTAGCCTTCACATTGAAAAAGCGAGTGATGTAGTAGCTGAAGGAGACAAACTTGAGTTAGAAGTAATTAAAGTGGAAGAAGATGCTCTGGTTTTGTCAAAAAGAAAAGTGGATGCGGAAAAAGCATGGGATCAGCTTGAAGAGAAGTTTAATTCTGGCGAAGTGTTCGAAGCAGAAGTAAAAGACGTCGTAAAAGGCGGACTTGTGGTTGATCTTGGTGTCAGAGGCTTTGTTCCTGCTTCCTTAGTAGAAGCTCATTATGTAGAAGATTTTTCTGATTACAAAGGGAAGATCATTTCTTTTAAAATTGTAGAATTGGAAAAAGACAAGAGTCGCCTTATATTATCCCACCGTGCAGTTGTTGAGGAAGAGAAAAATAAACAAAAACAAAACCTCCTTGACTCAATTGAAGTTGGCGAAACACTTACAGGTACCGTGCAAAGAATTACAGATTTTGGTGCTTTTGTTGATTTAGGCGGAATTGATGGATTAGTTCATATTTCTCAATTATCTCATGATCATATTTCTAGTCCGACAGATGTAGTTCAAGAAGGGCAAGAAGTAAAGGTGAAAGTATTAAGTGTTGATCGTAATAATGATCGTATCTCTTTATCTATTAAAGAAACACAACCAGGACCGTGGGCAGACATTGCAGCGCGTGCTGAAAAAGGTAGTGTTCTAGATGGAACTGTAAAACGTATTGTTTCCTATGGGGCTTTTGTTGAAGTATTCCCAGGGGTTGAAGGTCTTGTTCATATATCTCAAATTGCCCATAAGCATATTGGAACACCTCACGAAGTATTAAAAGAAGGACAAGAAGTCCAAGTAAAAGTTTTAGATGTGAATGAAGAAGAACAACGCCTTTCTTTAAGTATTAAAGAATTAACAGAAAAAGAAATAGACGAAGAAGAAGTATATGAACTTCCTGAAGAATCAAAAGGTTTCCAATTAGGAGATATGATTGGTGAGCAATTGAAAAAGTTAAAAAATTAA
- a CDS encoding YphA family membrane protein yields the protein MEGSIFLFCTWCIWIITTFFMDKNNPKRTKYSIYILTAIILSPYQWEWQGKSCSILLLVVLIMSFFYTGTLRWKNCIYTIVSSFFMMLAYVTYELMAIIDPFWVFIPGVWLKTSILFTFLILVHKNISCQILVLLIGSINGEIVLSFLLRSYQMDYSIGSMAFFDFLTLGLLGLISLYYLKITLVRWENYVFLLEKERQKNL from the coding sequence ATGGAAGGATCAATCTTTTTATTCTGTACATGGTGTATCTGGATAATAACAACGTTTTTTATGGACAAAAATAATCCAAAGCGAACAAAATATTCTATTTATATATTAACAGCAATTATTTTAAGTCCTTACCAGTGGGAATGGCAAGGAAAAAGTTGCTCCATTTTGCTCCTAGTTGTGTTAATAATGTCGTTTTTTTATACAGGTACTTTGCGATGGAAGAACTGCATTTATACGATTGTTTCGTCTTTTTTTATGATGTTAGCTTATGTTACATATGAGTTAATGGCCATCATTGATCCTTTTTGGGTATTCATTCCGGGTGTATGGCTGAAAACAAGTATATTATTTACATTCCTTATCTTGGTGCACAAAAATATATCTTGCCAAATACTTGTTTTGCTGATTGGAAGTATTAATGGGGAGATAGTTTTAAGCTTCCTTTTAAGAAGCTATCAGATGGATTATTCCATTGGTTCAATGGCCTTTTTCGATTTTTTAACACTTGGTTTGCTAGGATTGATTTCTCTTTATTACCTAAAAATAACACTTGTTAGATGGGAAAATTATGTATTTTTGCTTGAAAAGGAGAGACAAAAAAACTTATGA